Sequence from the Candidatus Obscuribacterales bacterium genome:
CCACGTGTTCTACCCCATGACCAACCTCACAGCCGAGAAGCATGATGGCTTCATCTCGGTGCAGGGGGATGGTAATGTCATCTCAGAATTTTCGGGCAAGGTGCTGGTGCAAGGGGAGCCGGATGGCTCGTCATTCCCGAACGGCGGCATTCGCGATACCTTTGAAGCTCGGGGCTACACCGGCTGGGATGTGACCAGCCCTGCTTACATCATGGAGACGGACAATGGATCAACCCTGTGTATTCCCACGGTGTTTGTATCCTGGACAGGTGAAGCATTAGATAAGAAAGTTCCGCTTCTGCGCTCCATCACGGCGATGGACAAAGCTGCAAATAAAGTATTGAAAATCCTGGGAAATACAGACGTTGCGCCAGTGAACTCTAGCTGTGGTGCAGAGCAAGAGTATTTCTTGGTGGATACCAACTTTGCCAGTCAGCGCCCGGACTTGCTGTTAGCTGGACGTACGCTATTTGGTAAAGCGCCAGCGAAGGGGCAAGAGTTTGATGACCACTACTTTGGGGCCATTCCCGAGCGGGTGCAGGTCTTCATGCAGGATGTGGAGTCAACACTTTATAAACTCGGCATTCCAGCAAAAACCCGCCATAATGAAGTGGCTCCTGGACAGTTTGAAATCGCCCCGTTCTTTGAAGCAGCTAACGTTGCTAGTGACCATCAGCAGCTTTTGATGACCGTCCTGCGTCATACGGCCAAGAAGCATGGCTTTACCTGCTTGCTCCATGAAAAACCCTTTGCGGGTATCAACGGATCTGGAAAGCATGTCAACTGGTCAGTGGGCAATGCCACCCAGGGGAATTTGCTGGATCCTGGCGATTCGCCCCATGATAATGCTCAGTTTTTGGTCTTTTGTGGCGCGGTAATTCGCGGGGTTCACAAGTACGGCTCTCTGATGCGGGCTGTGATTGCCACAGCGAGTAATGATCACCGCTTAGGTGCCAATGAAGCGCCTCCAGCAATTATGTCGGTGTACCTGGGCACGCAGCTCGAAGAAGTCTTCGAGCAAATTAAAACCGGAACGGTGACAGAGTCGCGGCAGAAGGGCGTCATGGACTTGGGTGTGGATGTCTTACCCTACCTAACGAAAGATGCGGGCGATCGCAACCGGACGTCTCCCTTTGCCTTCACGGGCAACCGCTTTGAGTTTCGCGCCGTGGGTTCGAGTCAATCGGTATCGGGGCCGTTGATTGTCCTGAATACCATGCTGGCTGACTCCCTAGATTGGATTGGGAATCGCTTAGAGAGTGAATTATCCAAAGGTGTGGAGTGTAACACGGCGATCATCACGGTGCTCAAGGAGGTTATGGAAGAGCACGGCGTGGTGGTCTTTGGCGGGAATGGCTATTCTGAGGAATGGCACAAAATGGCGGTTGAGGAGCGTGGCTTATCGAACTTACGCACCACGGCTGATGCTTTGCCAGTTCTGAAAGAAGAGTACATTGAAG
This genomic interval carries:
- a CDS encoding glutamine synthetase III, with the protein product MSGNAARVQAVHQIINRELMPPKPPERLEEIWAENVFNLTKMQATLPKPVFKSIKNTILTGERLDPSIADTVATAMRDWALSKGALYYAHVFYPMTNLTAEKHDGFISVQGDGNVISEFSGKVLVQGEPDGSSFPNGGIRDTFEARGYTGWDVTSPAYIMETDNGSTLCIPTVFVSWTGEALDKKVPLLRSITAMDKAANKVLKILGNTDVAPVNSSCGAEQEYFLVDTNFASQRPDLLLAGRTLFGKAPAKGQEFDDHYFGAIPERVQVFMQDVESTLYKLGIPAKTRHNEVAPGQFEIAPFFEAANVASDHQQLLMTVLRHTAKKHGFTCLLHEKPFAGINGSGKHVNWSVGNATQGNLLDPGDSPHDNAQFLVFCGAVIRGVHKYGSLMRAVIATASNDHRLGANEAPPAIMSVYLGTQLEEVFEQIKTGTVTESRQKGVMDLGVDVLPYLTKDAGDRNRTSPFAFTGNRFEFRAVGSSQSVSGPLIVLNTMLADSLDWIGNRLESELSKGVECNTAIITVLKEVMEEHGVVVFGGNGYSEEWHKMAVEERGLSNLRTTADALPVLKEEYIEDLFEKTGVLTPVELESRFEVYAEQYILSIEVEAKLVISMAKTLIYPAAINYLSSLSSTMTNLTSLGIELDKGSVQTIADLTNSMVAAMGQLSDALGKHDFAGTEEKMQYCAQTLRPLMDNVRSYADALEGEVADSFWPLPTYQEMLFVK